The following is a genomic window from Nitrospira sp..
GTTTGTGTCGTATTCGTGAAATGCAAAATGGGTAAATCCCTGCTGGGCATACGAGTACATGCGTTGAACATAGGCTTCCGGCACCATATCCCGGCGAGCCGATGCCAGGGCTTCCCGCAAAACCGGATTCTTCTTCGGATCGATCTCTGCCCGCATCTGGCCCATGCCATCGACAACATGGCAAGCCTTCAACACCGCATTCAACCGTTGGGCGCAAACCTTCGACCCGGTGACCATAGCGGCCACTTTTTGCTCTTCGATAACTTTCCAATCGATAAATTCTTCAATGTCGGGATGGTCGAGATCCAGGCAGACCATCTTGGCGGCGCGTCTGGTGGTGCCTCCGGACTTAATGGCGCCTGCCGCACGATCCCCGATCTTGAGGAAAGACATCAGGCCGGATGACCGGCCACCGCCGGATAACCCTTCGCCGTCTCCTCGCAACCGAGAAAAATTCGTCCCGGTACCGGACCCGTACTTAAACAACCGGGCTTCCCGCACCCACAAATCCATAATCCCATTCTCGTTGACGAGGTCATCGTCGACGGACTGGATAAAACAAGCATGCGGCTGAGGGTGCTCAAACGCATTGGTCGATTTCACGACCTCACGGCTCTTGGGATCGACATAAAAATGTCCCTGCGCAGGACCTGAAAGCCCATAGGCATAATGCAATCCAGTGTTGAACCACTGCGGTGAATTGGGAGCGGCCATTTGCCTGGCCAGCATGTAGCCGATCTCGTCTTGAAAGGCCTCGCTATCTTCCGGCGTCTTAAAATAGCCGTACTCTTTGCCCCAATGCGTCCAGCAACCGGCGAGCCGTTCGAACACCTGGCGGGCATCGCGCTCACTCCCCAAGACCGGCTTCCCATCGGAACCCATCAGAGCATTGCCCGCAAGATCCTTCTGCGGCACACCCGCTTTTCGGAAATACTTCTGGGCAAGAATATCAATGGCCAATTGAGACCACTGTTCAGGCACATCAATGTTCTCAAGTTTGAACACCGTGGATCCGTCTGGATTACGAATCTCCGACGACCGCTTGACGAACGTGAGACCTTCGTAGGGGCCCTGGCCGCGACGGGTAAATCTCCGCTCAATTCTCACAATAGTCCTCCTTCAAGAGGGATTCTGTAGCTGCATACAAATGGGGGCATCATCCGAAGGTCTTTTCTCTGGTACGGAACGACCGCGATGCGAGAAATGCATCGCGGAATGACTACATATAGCTATTACGATCTTTTGTCAACACCAAGTATAGTGGTTATGCCGTGATTGAAGGGGAAAGCATGGGGACAGTCAATCTGCTTGTCCGATCACTGACTTGCGGAGATTTCGAGACACTTATCCACAGAAATGAGGCGTCAAAATGGCCGGAAATTGAGCCGGTAGAGGCCGGCTAAAAAGCCAATCGCCCAATTTTAATGGTTGCCTCCTCAACTCCTTCGATAGGAATGAAGTGGCCAGCCACTCCAATCACAACAATCTTCGTACTGACCGCCTGCGTGACATACCGACTCGCGATCCCCCAATTCTGTCGCTTTGTATGTGGGAGAACCACTTCTTGGAGAATTTTCTTGCTCTGACTTTGGAAGACCTGCCGGATAAATTGCTGCTCACGGCTAGGAGCGCTCCGATCCATTCGGTCGATCGCCTTCCCAAGCTCTCTCTCCACAAACTGAAGGTATTCATCCATTGTCGGATTGGTCAAGGCAAGCCCCACCGCTCCGGCTAACACCACGACAAGAATCAACAGCCTGAGGAGACTCACATTGCCCTCACAGAAGGCTCCACGCCATTCAGAGCTATGCTTCCAGCTCGTTTGACAAACTGAGACCGGCTGATTAGCCTAGCCCCGCACTACTGCTCCCACTCACGATCGAGTCGCCACATCTCACAGGAGGATCTCATGTTTGTCTGGAGTAAACGTCTGGTTGCCGCGCTGCTGGGAAGCTTCATGCTGTTGCTCATGATCTTCCTGCTCCAAGGTTCACCCGATAGCAACAGCGGACTGAAAATTCATACCACCCGATGGATGGCTCTTAACTACGCCGGCCTCATGATCTGGATCTTCGTCTGGATGATCGATCAGGCCCGTGTCCGCGGAAAGAATGTCTGGCTCTGGCTCCTACCGTTCCTTTTTGCTCCGCTGGTAACACTCATGCTCTTTGTCCTCTTCCTCCAACGCAAATTGTCGTCCTAGCGGATCCGAGCCGGCTGAACAGGCGCGGCTTCCGATAGCACCGGCGCAATAGGACTGGCTGAACCAAACGAAATCCGCTCTCGCACGCGCCAGACAGCCCAAAGACCGGGCAGCGCCACGACAAACGTCAGGAAAAAGAACTGGCTCCACCCGACCGCCGCCACGACATCGGCGGAAGGGCGGCCGGCAAAGACTCGCCCAAGAGCTTCGAGGGAGGACAACAGCGCAAACTGCGTCGCCGTATATCGCGGATCGCAGAGCGACATCACCAGCGCCACAAATGCCGCGGTGCCCATTCCCCCGGTGATATTTTCAATCATCACCACCGCTGCGAGCAATACCGCACTCTTCCCTGCCCAGGCCAGCACCACAAACCCAAGGTTGGACAGAGCCTGTAATAGACCGAACCATAAGAGCGATTGTACCAACCCTGTCCGCGCCATCAAAAGTCCGCCGAACAGCGCGCCCAGCAGCGTGGCCAGAATCCCGATCCCTTTCACATACCCGACTTCCGCAGCCGTGAATCCCACCCCGCCGATGAGAAACGCCGTCTGGAGAGAGGAGGCAAATGCATCGCCGAGTTTATACAATACGATCACGGCCAAAAACCCCACCGCATGAGGACGCGTGAAGAACTCAGCGAGTGGCGCACCGATCGCTTCGCCCATCGTCTTCGGAGCCTCGGCTACCAGGCCCGGCTCGGGACTCAGCACAATGATAGCCGTACCGAGCACCATCAACCCGGCTAATAGGAGATAGGTCGTCTGCCAGCCGACAAAATCCGCAATCACCAACGCTCCTGCTCCAGCCACTAACAATGCAATCCGGTACCCATTCACCCATACGGCCGCGCCAAATCCACGCTCCGGCACTTCCAAGGTCTCTGTCCGATAGGCATCGAAGACAATATCAAGTGACGCCGCAAAAAAGGCGACGAGCAAGGCGAACGCCGCCAGCAGCTCCGGGTGATGCCGCGGACTCGTCACGGCCATAAGAACCACGCCTAGTGCCACACAGAGCTGCGTCAGCACCATCCATCCGCGCCGACGACCAAGCCAAGGAGGGACCAGTCGATCGATCACCGGCGCCCAGAGAAACTTCAGCGTATAGGGCAACCCCACCAGCGTGAAAATGCCGATGGTTTTCAAATCCACCCCCTCCACTGTCAGCCAGGCTTGCAGCGTCCCGGCCGTGAGCGCCAGTGGAAGCCCGGACAAAAACCCAAGGGGAAACATCACCGCCAGGCGGCGGTTCAACAAGGCCAGAGGTATGAACTGAGAAAGGCTCATCTAGCACGCAGAATAACATTCACCATGAAGACAGGTGCAGCAGAATCTCGAATCGCACCCAGGCCGGCAACAATGAACCGAACCGCACGATAGGAATGACACTAACAGGGCTGGCCGTTGAACACACAAGGCTTGTAACGCAAGATGTCGAAATCTACATTCTCCTGATACACCCGCTCATTGCCGTTCACCCCATCCTGCTCGGGGTCGTTCCACATCGTGTGATCCCACCAATAAAACAGCGGTTGCTCCTCGGTTTGATACATCGGATTACCGTAGTTGCTCCGCGCATATTCCTGCACGAGCCGGCCCGTCACATAGTCCACCTGGCCATTGCCTTTTAATGAGTACAGCATCAGGAAAAGACGGGCTTCGTGGTCGTAG
Proteins encoded in this region:
- a CDS encoding hypothetical protein (Evidence 4 : Unknown function but conserved in other organisms; MaGe:77308483), which produces MAIRATWMLALLIISLLIVPARTASHGVLPVEPDLATRLDELYDHEARLFLMLYSLKGNGQVDYVTGRLVQEYARSNYGNPMYQTEEQPLFYWWDHTMWNDPEQDGVNGNERVYQENVDFDILRYKPCVFNGQPC
- a CDS encoding hypothetical protein (Evidence 4 : Unknown function but conserved in other organisms; MaGe:77308480) — encoded protein: MSLLRLLILVVVLAGAVGLALTNPTMDEYLQFVERELGKAIDRMDRSAPSREQQFIRQVFQSQSKKILQEVVLPHTKRQNWGIASRYVTQAVSTKIVVIGVAGHFIPIEGVEEATIKIGRLAF
- a CDS encoding conserved membrane protein of unknown function (Evidence 4 : Unknown function but conserved in other organisms; MaGe:77308481), coding for MFVWSKRLVAALLGSFMLLLMIFLLQGSPDSNSGLKIHTTRWMALNYAGLMIWIFVWMIDQARVRGKNVWLWLLPFLFAPLVTLMLFVLFLQRKLSS